A stretch of the Meles meles chromosome 19, mMelMel3.1 paternal haplotype, whole genome shotgun sequence genome encodes the following:
- the C5AR1 gene encoding C5a anaphylatoxin chemotactic receptor 1 isoform X3, with amino-acid sequence MASVGYSTTDYSNYDSMNLDPSVPVDQSPSTRRLSIPDTIALVLFSVVFLIGVPGNSLVVWVTRYEFQRTINAIWFLNLAVADLLSCLALPILFAATVQHGHWPFGSAACRILPSLILLNMYASILLLAAISADRFLLVFNPIWCQNYRGARLAWGTCVVAWMVALLLTIPSFLFRRVRTDPFPLQTICGVDYGPNGVQVERGVALLRLIVGFLWPLVTLTICYTFLLFRTWSRRATRSTKTLKVVVAVVTSFFVFWLPYQVTGLMLAVFPRNSEKFTSVSSLDSLCVAFAYINCCINPVIYVVAAQGFHNRFLKSLPARLRQVLTEESLSRDSKSFTLSTVDTPALKSQPV; translated from the exons ATG GCGTCCGTGGGGTACAGCACCACTGACTACTCTAACTATGACAGTATGAACCTGGACCCCAGCGTGCCTGTGGACCAGTCTCCCAGCACCCGCAGGCTGTCCATTCCCGACACCATCGCCCTGGTGCTCTTCAGCGTCGTCTTCCTGATAGGGGTGCCGGGCAACTCCCTAGTGGTCTGGGTGACCAGGTACGAGTTCCAGCGGACCATCAACGCCATCTGGTTTCTCAACCTGGCGGTGGCCGATCTCCTGTCCTGCCTGGCACTGCCCATCCTGTTTGCTGCCACCGTGCAGCACGGCCACTGGCCCTTCGGTAGTGCCGCCTGCCGCATCCTGCCTTCGCTCATCCTGCTCAACATGTACGCCAGCATCTTGCTCCTGGCAGCCATCAGCGCCGACCGCTTTCTGCTGGTGTTTAACCCCATCTGGTGCCAGAACTACCGGGGGGCACGGCTGGCCTGGGGGACCTGTGTCGTGGCCTGGATGGTGGCCCTGCTGCTCAccatcccctccttcctcttccgcCGGGTGCGTACTGACCCCTTTCCCTTGCAGACGATCTGCGGTGTGGACTATGGCCCCAATGGGGTCCAGGTGGAGAGAGGCGTGGCTCTCCTCCGGCTTATTGTGGGCTTCCTGTGGCCGCTGGTGACGCTGACCATCTGTTACACCTTCCTCCTGTTCCGGACCTGGAGCCGCAGGGCTACGCGCTCCACCAAGACACTCAAGGTGGTGGTGGCCGTGGTGACGAGCTTCTTCGTCTTCTGGCTGCCCTACCAGGTGACGGGGCTGATGCTCGCGGTGTTCCCCAGGAACTCGGAGAAATTCACCTCCGTGTCCAGCCTGGACTCCCTGTGTGTGGCCTTCGCTTACATCAACTGCTGTATAAACCCCGTCATCTACGTGGTGGCTGCCCAGGGATTCCACAACCGCTTCCTCAAGTCCCTCCCGGCCAGGCTGCGGCAGGTGTTGACCGAGGAGTCCCTGAGCAGGGACAGCAAGTCCTTCACCCTCTCCACGGTGGACACCCCAGCCCTGAAGAGCCAGCCAGTGTGA
- the C5AR1 gene encoding C5a anaphylatoxin chemotactic receptor 1 isoform X1, producing the protein MFFLSTHFCPSGIKKPQPGSQGISSQSGASGDQQVASVGYSTTDYSNYDSMNLDPSVPVDQSPSTRRLSIPDTIALVLFSVVFLIGVPGNSLVVWVTRYEFQRTINAIWFLNLAVADLLSCLALPILFAATVQHGHWPFGSAACRILPSLILLNMYASILLLAAISADRFLLVFNPIWCQNYRGARLAWGTCVVAWMVALLLTIPSFLFRRVRTDPFPLQTICGVDYGPNGVQVERGVALLRLIVGFLWPLVTLTICYTFLLFRTWSRRATRSTKTLKVVVAVVTSFFVFWLPYQVTGLMLAVFPRNSEKFTSVSSLDSLCVAFAYINCCINPVIYVVAAQGFHNRFLKSLPARLRQVLTEESLSRDSKSFTLSTVDTPALKSQPV; encoded by the coding sequence GCGTCCGTGGGGTACAGCACCACTGACTACTCTAACTATGACAGTATGAACCTGGACCCCAGCGTGCCTGTGGACCAGTCTCCCAGCACCCGCAGGCTGTCCATTCCCGACACCATCGCCCTGGTGCTCTTCAGCGTCGTCTTCCTGATAGGGGTGCCGGGCAACTCCCTAGTGGTCTGGGTGACCAGGTACGAGTTCCAGCGGACCATCAACGCCATCTGGTTTCTCAACCTGGCGGTGGCCGATCTCCTGTCCTGCCTGGCACTGCCCATCCTGTTTGCTGCCACCGTGCAGCACGGCCACTGGCCCTTCGGTAGTGCCGCCTGCCGCATCCTGCCTTCGCTCATCCTGCTCAACATGTACGCCAGCATCTTGCTCCTGGCAGCCATCAGCGCCGACCGCTTTCTGCTGGTGTTTAACCCCATCTGGTGCCAGAACTACCGGGGGGCACGGCTGGCCTGGGGGACCTGTGTCGTGGCCTGGATGGTGGCCCTGCTGCTCAccatcccctccttcctcttccgcCGGGTGCGTACTGACCCCTTTCCCTTGCAGACGATCTGCGGTGTGGACTATGGCCCCAATGGGGTCCAGGTGGAGAGAGGCGTGGCTCTCCTCCGGCTTATTGTGGGCTTCCTGTGGCCGCTGGTGACGCTGACCATCTGTTACACCTTCCTCCTGTTCCGGACCTGGAGCCGCAGGGCTACGCGCTCCACCAAGACACTCAAGGTGGTGGTGGCCGTGGTGACGAGCTTCTTCGTCTTCTGGCTGCCCTACCAGGTGACGGGGCTGATGCTCGCGGTGTTCCCCAGGAACTCGGAGAAATTCACCTCCGTGTCCAGCCTGGACTCCCTGTGTGTGGCCTTCGCTTACATCAACTGCTGTATAAACCCCGTCATCTACGTGGTGGCTGCCCAGGGATTCCACAACCGCTTCCTCAAGTCCCTCCCGGCCAGGCTGCGGCAGGTGTTGACCGAGGAGTCCCTGAGCAGGGACAGCAAGTCCTTCACCCTCTCCACGGTGGACACCCCAGCCCTGAAGAGCCAGCCAGTGTGA
- the C5AR1 gene encoding C5a anaphylatoxin chemotactic receptor 1 isoform X2: protein MRASWACRQFGASEKASVGYSTTDYSNYDSMNLDPSVPVDQSPSTRRLSIPDTIALVLFSVVFLIGVPGNSLVVWVTRYEFQRTINAIWFLNLAVADLLSCLALPILFAATVQHGHWPFGSAACRILPSLILLNMYASILLLAAISADRFLLVFNPIWCQNYRGARLAWGTCVVAWMVALLLTIPSFLFRRVRTDPFPLQTICGVDYGPNGVQVERGVALLRLIVGFLWPLVTLTICYTFLLFRTWSRRATRSTKTLKVVVAVVTSFFVFWLPYQVTGLMLAVFPRNSEKFTSVSSLDSLCVAFAYINCCINPVIYVVAAQGFHNRFLKSLPARLRQVLTEESLSRDSKSFTLSTVDTPALKSQPV from the coding sequence GCGTCCGTGGGGTACAGCACCACTGACTACTCTAACTATGACAGTATGAACCTGGACCCCAGCGTGCCTGTGGACCAGTCTCCCAGCACCCGCAGGCTGTCCATTCCCGACACCATCGCCCTGGTGCTCTTCAGCGTCGTCTTCCTGATAGGGGTGCCGGGCAACTCCCTAGTGGTCTGGGTGACCAGGTACGAGTTCCAGCGGACCATCAACGCCATCTGGTTTCTCAACCTGGCGGTGGCCGATCTCCTGTCCTGCCTGGCACTGCCCATCCTGTTTGCTGCCACCGTGCAGCACGGCCACTGGCCCTTCGGTAGTGCCGCCTGCCGCATCCTGCCTTCGCTCATCCTGCTCAACATGTACGCCAGCATCTTGCTCCTGGCAGCCATCAGCGCCGACCGCTTTCTGCTGGTGTTTAACCCCATCTGGTGCCAGAACTACCGGGGGGCACGGCTGGCCTGGGGGACCTGTGTCGTGGCCTGGATGGTGGCCCTGCTGCTCAccatcccctccttcctcttccgcCGGGTGCGTACTGACCCCTTTCCCTTGCAGACGATCTGCGGTGTGGACTATGGCCCCAATGGGGTCCAGGTGGAGAGAGGCGTGGCTCTCCTCCGGCTTATTGTGGGCTTCCTGTGGCCGCTGGTGACGCTGACCATCTGTTACACCTTCCTCCTGTTCCGGACCTGGAGCCGCAGGGCTACGCGCTCCACCAAGACACTCAAGGTGGTGGTGGCCGTGGTGACGAGCTTCTTCGTCTTCTGGCTGCCCTACCAGGTGACGGGGCTGATGCTCGCGGTGTTCCCCAGGAACTCGGAGAAATTCACCTCCGTGTCCAGCCTGGACTCCCTGTGTGTGGCCTTCGCTTACATCAACTGCTGTATAAACCCCGTCATCTACGTGGTGGCTGCCCAGGGATTCCACAACCGCTTCCTCAAGTCCCTCCCGGCCAGGCTGCGGCAGGTGTTGACCGAGGAGTCCCTGAGCAGGGACAGCAAGTCCTTCACCCTCTCCACGGTGGACACCCCAGCCCTGAAGAGCCAGCCAGTGTGA